From a single Brassica napus cultivar Da-Ae chromosome C9, Da-Ae, whole genome shotgun sequence genomic region:
- the LOC106382199 gene encoding meiosis regulator and mRNA stability factor 1 isoform X1, protein MTMAEYSKVKTSVWWDIENCEVPKGWDAHAIAQNLGSALLDMNYCGPVSILAYGDTNLIPHHVQQALSSTGVGLNHVPAGVKDASDKKILVDMLLWAVDNPAPANIMLISGDRDFSNALHQLSMRRYTILLAQPPRASAPLVAAAKNVWLWTSLASGGPPLTSGESSGPVNNGRCNVSNPVSELAQSSKPTGSTSVVGDTNVTSSDSFRAHLSDKRQTSQAAFVASHKAHASVSVKPIQEADVVEPVLCTVCQISCISKEVYARHTYGKRHRHNLELQSGKVPGPAVFPKEVLTRQNRRIRRRSRKALIDSKKLQEKGVGEKFQPREAIAQSQFKKKYVAMVNQSEEVEERGEGEKRQPVETITESLLHCQNTQENNTKSLEKQSKELREILFGTSESSVQEKLPRTKDQAETVNKQLPNEEARECFDGIVRPLNQSQGATDNHSGDVKKKKKQKEVMERRSKLCHHCVVICDSQGVSTLVCSNIYHWTNHPLAAFVDDAVWCQVCQTRCNSKAAYENHTYGKKHRQNLELQSAKNENMSKGQAKLSEENAKDQTAFDSQNNAAMVKEQTDKAFVDSKKNQEESDQGAQEEDKEEVKEVNAVSENLVHVFNGLNRESRIPKESRGCLDVIPERVIVPPDVNVTGKFEDESKHKQEREKECAGGGKEHPGEAGKREESKKVQVDKLWTRLWWGKS, encoded by the exons ATGACTATGGCAGAGTACTCCAAGGTCAAAACTTCGGTTTGGTGGGATATAGAGAACTGCGAGGTTCCTAAAGGATGGGATGCTCATGCGATTGCGCAGAACTTGGGTTCTGCTTTGTTGGATATGAACTACTGTGGTCCTGTTTCAATCCTTGCTTATGGTGACACCAACCTCATCCCTCACCATGTTCAGCAAGCTCTCTCTTCTACTGGTGTTGGCCTTAATCACGTCCCTGCAG GAGTGAAAGATGCGAGTGATAAAAAGATTCTAGTTGATATGTTGCTGTGGGCTGTAGACAACCCTGCACCAGCCAACATCATGCTCATCTCAGGTGATAGGGACTTCTCCAATGCTCTTCACCAGCTAAGTATGAGGAGGTACACCATTCTTCTCGCTCAGCCTCCACGTGCCTCGGCTCCGCTTGTCGCTGCTGCCAAAAATGTATGGCTATGGACAAGCCTAGCATCAGGAGGTCCTCCTCTTACAAGTGGTGAATCCTCTGGACCGGTTAACAATGGACGCTGTAATGTCTCTAATCCAGTTTCTGAACTAGCTCAATCCAGCAAACCAACTGGTTCAACTTCTGTCGTTGGAGATACTAATGTTACTTCTTCTGATAGCTTTAGAGCACACCTCTCAGATAAAAGACAGACATCTCAG GCTGCGTTTGTAGCTAGTCATAAAGCTCATGCTAGTGTTTCAGTCAAACCTATACAGGAAGCAGATGTTGTGGAACCTGTTCTGTGTACTGTTTGCCAGATCAGCTGCATCAGTAAGGAGGTATATGCAAGGCACACGTATGGTAAAAGACACCGACACAACTTGGAGCTGCAATCAGGTAAGGTTCCGGGACCAGCTGTGTTTCCTAAGGAGGTTCTGACAAGACAGAacagaagaataagaagaaggtCAAGGAAG GCACTAATTGATTCTAAGAAGCTCCAAGAGAAAGGTGTAGGAGAAAAGTTTCAACCAAGAGAAGCAATTGCACAGTCTCAGTTTAAAAAGAAGTATGTTGCCATGGTGAATCAATCAGAG GAGGTTGAAGAGAGAGGTGAGGGAGAAAAGCGTCAACCAGTAGAAACAATCACAGAGTCTCTGTTGCATTGTCAAAACACTCAAGAGAACAACACCAAGTCCTTGGAGAAGCAAAGCAAAGAGCTCAGAGAGATACTATTTGGCACCTCAGAAAGCAGTGTACAAGAAAAACTTCCAAGAACTAAAGACCAGGCAGAGACTGTTAACAAACAGCTTCCAAATGAAGAAGCAAG AGAATGTTTTGATGGCATTGTCAGGCCTTTAAACCAGTCTCAAGGAGCAACTGATAATCACTCAGGggatgtgaagaagaagaagaagcagaaggagGTGATGGAACGCCGATCTAAGCTTTGTCATCATTGCGTAGTGATTTGTGATAGCCAAGGTGTTTCAACACTAGTCTGCAGTAACATATATCATTGGACAAACCACCCTTTG GCTGCCTTTGTAGATGATGCTGTGTGGTGCCAAGTCTGCCAGACGAGATGCAACAGCAAGGCTGCATATGAAAATCACACCTATGGGAAAAAACATCGACAAAACTTGGAGTTGCAATCTGCCAAGAATGAAAACATGTCTAAAGGACAAGCCAAGCTTTCTGAGGAGAATGCAAAGGACCAAACCGCCTTTGATTCTCAGAACAATGCTGCCATGGTGAAGGAACAAACAGAT AAGGCATTTGTTGACTCAAagaaaaatcaagaagaaaGTGATCAAGGGgcacaagaagaagataaagaggAAGTGAAGGAGGTAAACGCAGTATCCGAGAACCTGGTGCATGTTTTCAATGGACTGAATCGAGAGTCTAGAATACCCAAAGAATCGAG AGGATGTTTGGATGTAATTCCTGAGAGAGTAATAGTGCCACCAGATGTGAATGTGACCGGGAAGTTTGAAGATGAGTCAAAGCACAAACAAGAACGTGAAAAGGAGTGTGCAGGAGGAGGTAAGGAGCATCCCGGAGAGGCTGGTAAAAGGGAAGAGAGTAAGAAGGTCCAAGTTGATAAATTATGGACACGCCTTTGGTGGGGAAAGAGTTAA
- the LOC106382199 gene encoding meiosis regulator and mRNA stability factor 1 isoform X3 — MTMAEYSKVKTSVWWDIENCEVPKGWDAHAIAQNLGSALLDMNYCGPVSILAYGDTNLIPHHVQQALSSTGVGLNHVPAGVKDASDKKILVDMLLWAVDNPAPANIMLISGDRDFSNALHQLSMRRYTILLAQPPRASAPLVAAAKNVWLWTSLASGGPPLTSGESSGPVNNGRCNVSNPVSELAQSSKPTGSTSVVGDTNVTSSDSFRAHLSDKRQTSQAAFVASHKAHASVSVKPIQEADVVEPVLCTVCQISCISKEVYARHTYGKRHRHNLELQSGKVPGPAVFPKEVLTRQNRRIRRRSRKALIDSKKLQEKGVGEKFQPREAIAQSQFKKKYVAMVNQSEEVEERGEGEKRQPVETITESLLHCQNTQENNTKSLEKQSKELREILFGTSESSVQEKLPRTKDQAETVNKQLPNEEARPLNQSQGATDNHSGDVKKKKKQKEVMERRSKLCHHCVVICDSQGVSTLVCSNIYHWTNHPLAAFVDDAVWCQVCQTRCNSKAAYENHTYGKKHRQNLELQSAKNENMSKGQAKLSEENAKDQTAFDSQNNAAMVKEQTDKAFVDSKKNQEESDQGAQEEDKEEVKEVNAVSENLVHVFNGLNRESRIPKESRGCLDVIPERVIVPPDVNVTGKFEDESKHKQEREKECAGGGKEHPGEAGKREESKKVQVDKLWTRLWWGKS, encoded by the exons ATGACTATGGCAGAGTACTCCAAGGTCAAAACTTCGGTTTGGTGGGATATAGAGAACTGCGAGGTTCCTAAAGGATGGGATGCTCATGCGATTGCGCAGAACTTGGGTTCTGCTTTGTTGGATATGAACTACTGTGGTCCTGTTTCAATCCTTGCTTATGGTGACACCAACCTCATCCCTCACCATGTTCAGCAAGCTCTCTCTTCTACTGGTGTTGGCCTTAATCACGTCCCTGCAG GAGTGAAAGATGCGAGTGATAAAAAGATTCTAGTTGATATGTTGCTGTGGGCTGTAGACAACCCTGCACCAGCCAACATCATGCTCATCTCAGGTGATAGGGACTTCTCCAATGCTCTTCACCAGCTAAGTATGAGGAGGTACACCATTCTTCTCGCTCAGCCTCCACGTGCCTCGGCTCCGCTTGTCGCTGCTGCCAAAAATGTATGGCTATGGACAAGCCTAGCATCAGGAGGTCCTCCTCTTACAAGTGGTGAATCCTCTGGACCGGTTAACAATGGACGCTGTAATGTCTCTAATCCAGTTTCTGAACTAGCTCAATCCAGCAAACCAACTGGTTCAACTTCTGTCGTTGGAGATACTAATGTTACTTCTTCTGATAGCTTTAGAGCACACCTCTCAGATAAAAGACAGACATCTCAG GCTGCGTTTGTAGCTAGTCATAAAGCTCATGCTAGTGTTTCAGTCAAACCTATACAGGAAGCAGATGTTGTGGAACCTGTTCTGTGTACTGTTTGCCAGATCAGCTGCATCAGTAAGGAGGTATATGCAAGGCACACGTATGGTAAAAGACACCGACACAACTTGGAGCTGCAATCAGGTAAGGTTCCGGGACCAGCTGTGTTTCCTAAGGAGGTTCTGACAAGACAGAacagaagaataagaagaaggtCAAGGAAG GCACTAATTGATTCTAAGAAGCTCCAAGAGAAAGGTGTAGGAGAAAAGTTTCAACCAAGAGAAGCAATTGCACAGTCTCAGTTTAAAAAGAAGTATGTTGCCATGGTGAATCAATCAGAG GAGGTTGAAGAGAGAGGTGAGGGAGAAAAGCGTCAACCAGTAGAAACAATCACAGAGTCTCTGTTGCATTGTCAAAACACTCAAGAGAACAACACCAAGTCCTTGGAGAAGCAAAGCAAAGAGCTCAGAGAGATACTATTTGGCACCTCAGAAAGCAGTGTACAAGAAAAACTTCCAAGAACTAAAGACCAGGCAGAGACTGTTAACAAACAGCTTCCAAATGAAGAAGCAAG GCCTTTAAACCAGTCTCAAGGAGCAACTGATAATCACTCAGGggatgtgaagaagaagaagaagcagaaggagGTGATGGAACGCCGATCTAAGCTTTGTCATCATTGCGTAGTGATTTGTGATAGCCAAGGTGTTTCAACACTAGTCTGCAGTAACATATATCATTGGACAAACCACCCTTTG GCTGCCTTTGTAGATGATGCTGTGTGGTGCCAAGTCTGCCAGACGAGATGCAACAGCAAGGCTGCATATGAAAATCACACCTATGGGAAAAAACATCGACAAAACTTGGAGTTGCAATCTGCCAAGAATGAAAACATGTCTAAAGGACAAGCCAAGCTTTCTGAGGAGAATGCAAAGGACCAAACCGCCTTTGATTCTCAGAACAATGCTGCCATGGTGAAGGAACAAACAGAT AAGGCATTTGTTGACTCAAagaaaaatcaagaagaaaGTGATCAAGGGgcacaagaagaagataaagaggAAGTGAAGGAGGTAAACGCAGTATCCGAGAACCTGGTGCATGTTTTCAATGGACTGAATCGAGAGTCTAGAATACCCAAAGAATCGAG AGGATGTTTGGATGTAATTCCTGAGAGAGTAATAGTGCCACCAGATGTGAATGTGACCGGGAAGTTTGAAGATGAGTCAAAGCACAAACAAGAACGTGAAAAGGAGTGTGCAGGAGGAGGTAAGGAGCATCCCGGAGAGGCTGGTAAAAGGGAAGAGAGTAAGAAGGTCCAAGTTGATAAATTATGGACACGCCTTTGGTGGGGAAAGAGTTAA
- the LOC106382199 gene encoding meiosis regulator and mRNA stability factor 1 isoform X2, protein MTMAEYSKVKTSVWWDIENCEVPKGWDAHAIAQNLGSALLDMNYCGPVSILAYGDTNLIPHHVQQALSSTGVGLNHVPAGVKDASDKKILVDMLLWAVDNPAPANIMLISGDRDFSNALHQLSMRRYTILLAQPPRASAPLVAAAKNVWLWTSLASGGPPLTSGESSGPVNNGRCNVSNPVSELAQSSKPTGSTSVVGDTNVTSSDSFRAHLSDKRQTSQAAFVASHKAHASVSVKPIQEADVVEPVLCTVCQISCISKEVYARHTYGKRHRHNLELQSGKVPGPAVFPKEVLTRQNRRIRRRSRKALIDSKKLQEKGVGEKFQPREAIAQSQFKKKYVAMVNQSEEVEERGEGEKRQPVETITESLLHCQNTQENNTKSLEKQSKELREILFGTSESSVQEKLPRTKDQAETVNKQLPNEEARECFDGIVRPLNQSQGATDNHSGDVKKKKKQKEVMERRSKLCHHCVVICDSQGVSTLVCSNIYHWTNHPLAAFVDDAVWCQVCQTRCNSKAAYENHTYGKKHRQNLELQSAKNENMSKGQAKLSEENAKDQTAFDSQNNAAMVKEQTDAFVDSKKNQEESDQGAQEEDKEEVKEVNAVSENLVHVFNGLNRESRIPKESRGCLDVIPERVIVPPDVNVTGKFEDESKHKQEREKECAGGGKEHPGEAGKREESKKVQVDKLWTRLWWGKS, encoded by the exons ATGACTATGGCAGAGTACTCCAAGGTCAAAACTTCGGTTTGGTGGGATATAGAGAACTGCGAGGTTCCTAAAGGATGGGATGCTCATGCGATTGCGCAGAACTTGGGTTCTGCTTTGTTGGATATGAACTACTGTGGTCCTGTTTCAATCCTTGCTTATGGTGACACCAACCTCATCCCTCACCATGTTCAGCAAGCTCTCTCTTCTACTGGTGTTGGCCTTAATCACGTCCCTGCAG GAGTGAAAGATGCGAGTGATAAAAAGATTCTAGTTGATATGTTGCTGTGGGCTGTAGACAACCCTGCACCAGCCAACATCATGCTCATCTCAGGTGATAGGGACTTCTCCAATGCTCTTCACCAGCTAAGTATGAGGAGGTACACCATTCTTCTCGCTCAGCCTCCACGTGCCTCGGCTCCGCTTGTCGCTGCTGCCAAAAATGTATGGCTATGGACAAGCCTAGCATCAGGAGGTCCTCCTCTTACAAGTGGTGAATCCTCTGGACCGGTTAACAATGGACGCTGTAATGTCTCTAATCCAGTTTCTGAACTAGCTCAATCCAGCAAACCAACTGGTTCAACTTCTGTCGTTGGAGATACTAATGTTACTTCTTCTGATAGCTTTAGAGCACACCTCTCAGATAAAAGACAGACATCTCAG GCTGCGTTTGTAGCTAGTCATAAAGCTCATGCTAGTGTTTCAGTCAAACCTATACAGGAAGCAGATGTTGTGGAACCTGTTCTGTGTACTGTTTGCCAGATCAGCTGCATCAGTAAGGAGGTATATGCAAGGCACACGTATGGTAAAAGACACCGACACAACTTGGAGCTGCAATCAGGTAAGGTTCCGGGACCAGCTGTGTTTCCTAAGGAGGTTCTGACAAGACAGAacagaagaataagaagaaggtCAAGGAAG GCACTAATTGATTCTAAGAAGCTCCAAGAGAAAGGTGTAGGAGAAAAGTTTCAACCAAGAGAAGCAATTGCACAGTCTCAGTTTAAAAAGAAGTATGTTGCCATGGTGAATCAATCAGAG GAGGTTGAAGAGAGAGGTGAGGGAGAAAAGCGTCAACCAGTAGAAACAATCACAGAGTCTCTGTTGCATTGTCAAAACACTCAAGAGAACAACACCAAGTCCTTGGAGAAGCAAAGCAAAGAGCTCAGAGAGATACTATTTGGCACCTCAGAAAGCAGTGTACAAGAAAAACTTCCAAGAACTAAAGACCAGGCAGAGACTGTTAACAAACAGCTTCCAAATGAAGAAGCAAG AGAATGTTTTGATGGCATTGTCAGGCCTTTAAACCAGTCTCAAGGAGCAACTGATAATCACTCAGGggatgtgaagaagaagaagaagcagaaggagGTGATGGAACGCCGATCTAAGCTTTGTCATCATTGCGTAGTGATTTGTGATAGCCAAGGTGTTTCAACACTAGTCTGCAGTAACATATATCATTGGACAAACCACCCTTTG GCTGCCTTTGTAGATGATGCTGTGTGGTGCCAAGTCTGCCAGACGAGATGCAACAGCAAGGCTGCATATGAAAATCACACCTATGGGAAAAAACATCGACAAAACTTGGAGTTGCAATCTGCCAAGAATGAAAACATGTCTAAAGGACAAGCCAAGCTTTCTGAGGAGAATGCAAAGGACCAAACCGCCTTTGATTCTCAGAACAATGCTGCCATGGTGAAGGAACAAACAGAT GCATTTGTTGACTCAAagaaaaatcaagaagaaaGTGATCAAGGGgcacaagaagaagataaagaggAAGTGAAGGAGGTAAACGCAGTATCCGAGAACCTGGTGCATGTTTTCAATGGACTGAATCGAGAGTCTAGAATACCCAAAGAATCGAG AGGATGTTTGGATGTAATTCCTGAGAGAGTAATAGTGCCACCAGATGTGAATGTGACCGGGAAGTTTGAAGATGAGTCAAAGCACAAACAAGAACGTGAAAAGGAGTGTGCAGGAGGAGGTAAGGAGCATCCCGGAGAGGCTGGTAAAAGGGAAGAGAGTAAGAAGGTCCAAGTTGATAAATTATGGACACGCCTTTGGTGGGGAAAGAGTTAA
- the LOC106382201 gene encoding phytochrome-interacting ankyrin-repeat protein 2-like, with amino-acid sequence MIQDQPLVVFSLRRNSFRRRSSITNLDDRGWTPLHVKARKGDLKSVKQLLDQGFDVNALAWGPKSKGVSPLHLAAEGGHIDVMDLLLERGANIDARTWGSCGWTPLHAAAKERKREAVKFLVENGAFLPDDISDTRFNPPVHYCHGLEWAYEEMKKLNSESSSSGGDTSSSSEN; translated from the coding sequence ATGATCCAAGACCAGCCTCTTGTTGTATTCTCGCTCCGGCGCAACTCTTTCAGACGCCGATCCTCCATAACCAACCTCGACGACAGAGGATGGACTCCGCTCCACGTCAAAGCTCGAAAAGGCGATTTGAAATCAGTCAAGCAGCTGCTCGACCAAGGGTTTGATGTTAACGCTCTAGCGTGGGGACCTAAGTCGAAAGGGGTGAGCCCTCTTCACCTTGCAGCGGAGGGAGGTCACATTGATGTCATGGATCTGCTTCTTGAGCGTGGGGCTAATATTGATGCAAGGACATGGGGCTCCTGCGGGTGGACTCCTCTCCATGCTGCGGCtaaagagaggaagagagaagctGTGAAGTTTCTGGTGGAGAATGGTGCGTTCTTACCTGATGATATAAGTGATACTAGGTTTAACCCGCCGGTGCATTACTGTCATGGACTGGAGTGGGCgtatgaggagatgaagaagcttaacagcgagtcttcttcttctggtggAGACACATCTTCCAGTTCTGAGAACTGA
- the LOC106382200 gene encoding probable leucine-rich repeat receptor-like protein kinase At1g35710 produces MVSSRCELLVICVLSLFFVLAHSKTLKRDVKALNEIKASLGWRVVYSWVGDDPCGDGDLPPWSGVTCSTQGGYRVVTELEVYAVSIVGPFPIAVTNLLDLTRLDLHNNKLTGPIPPQIGRLKRLKVLNLRWNKLQDVIPPEIGELKRLTHLYLSFNSFKGEIPKELAALPELRYLYLQENRLIGRIPAELGTLQNLRHLDVGNNHLVGTIRELIRFDGSFPSLRNLYLNNNYLSGGIPAQLSNLTSLEIVYLSYNKLIGNIPFAISHIPKLTFLYLDHNQFTGRIPDAFYKHPFLKEMYIEGNMFKQGANPIGTHIVLEVSDSDFVV; encoded by the exons ATGGTTTCTTCTCGCTGTGAGCTACTTGTGATCTGTgtcttgtctctcttctttgTTCTGGCTCACTCCAAGACGCTTAAGCGTGATG TGAAAGCTTTGAATGAAATAAAAGCCTCTTTGGGATGGAGAGTGGTGTATTCATGGGTTGGTGATGATCCTTGTGGAGATGGAGACCTTCCTCCTTGGTCTGGTGTCACCTGTTCCACACAAGGTGGCTATAGGGTTGTCACAGAACT AGAAGTTTACGCAGTTTCTATTGTTGGACCTTTCCCCATTGCAGTAACAAACCTTTTGGACTTGACTAGACT ggATCTACATAACAACAAGCTGACTGGTCCAATCCCTCCACAGATTGGGAGACTAAAACGGCTCAAAGTACT GAACCTGAGGTGGAACAAACTACAAGATGTGATTCCCCCTGAGATTGGGGAGCTGAAGAGGCTAACACATTT GTACTTGAGCTTCAATAGCTTCAAAGGAGAGATTCCGAAGGAGTTAGCTGCTCTTCCCGAGCTTCGGTATCTATATCTTCAAGAAAACCGTCTCATTGGTAGAATACCTGCTGAGCTAGGGACGCTTCAGAACCTCCGCCACCT AGACGTTGGTAACAATCACTTGGTGGGAACTATACGTGAGCTTATTCGTTTTGATGGTAGCTTCCCATCTCTTCGCAACCT GTACTTGAATAATAACTATTTGAGTGGAGGCATCCCTGCTCAGCTATCTAATCTTACGAGCTTAGAGATTGT GTACCTGTCTTACAACAAGTTAATTGGAAACATTCCTTTTGCCATTTCTCATATTCCTAAGTTGACATTCCT GTATCTTGATCACAACCAGTTTACTGGGAGAATCCCAGACGCATTCTACAAGCATCCATTCCTCAAAGAAAT GTACATCGAAGGCAACATGTTCAAACAAGGTGCTAACCCAATTGGCACCCACATAGTTCTAGAAGTTTCTGATTCCGATTTTGTCGTGTGA
- the LOC106382202 gene encoding putative uncharacterized protein DDB_G0270496, translating to MDGGSKSSKRARLYESDSEEISDQEVERESEDGDLSDGIDDSEDHSMDDEGGSDEGEDSEEDDVDEESDELDDDNDEESGDEGDDDDDDDDNKDAAMEELEKEYQELRSQEQDILKNLKRDKNEDLAKGQAVKNQKALWDKTLEIRFLLQKPFSTSNRLPHEHVKSSFCSEDEKVSTAYAELIASSKKTIDSLLELQGALFGKNPSVDQQADGKAALTRSESNTSDAEDSDDEWHQISDMQNRMCVFRNKAVDNWQRRTQVTTGAAAIKGKLHAFNQNVSEQVASYMRDPSRMIKQMQQSRSTVAVFGTVPVEAMEPNQEEKQVEGDPELVEDAEFYQQLLKEFFETIDPASSEAAFYAMKKFQTKKRKIVDRRASKSRKIRYNVHEKIVNFMAPRRVKIPPNSADLLKNLFGLKTRNGLACEV from the exons ATGGATGGGGGATCAAAGAGTTCCAAAAGAGCGAGACTTTATGAAAGTGATTCAGAAGAGATAAGCGACCAagag GTGGAAAGAGAGAGCGAAGATGGTGACTTATCTGATGGAATAGATGATAGTGAAGATCATAGCATGGATGATGAGGGAGGGAGTGACGAAGGAGAAGATAGCGAGGAAGATGATGTGGATGAAGAAAGCGATGAActtgatgatgataatgatgaagaGAGTGGTGATgaaggagatgatgatgatgatgatgatgacaatAAAGACGCGGCAATGGAAGAGCTTGAAAAAGAGTACCAGGAGCTTCGCTCTCAAGAACA GGATATATTGAAGAACCTGAAGCGTGATAAGAACGAAGACCTTGCTAAAGGTCAAGCAGTGAAGAACCAGAAG GCTctttgggacaaaactctgGAGATCAGATTCTTACTTCAGAAACCATTTAGTACTTCAAACAGATTGCCACAT GAGCATGTGAAATCCTCTTTTTGTTCTGAAGATGAGAAGGTCTCAACAGCATATGCTGAGCTAATTGCTTCATCTAAGAAGACAATAGATTCCCTCTTGGAGTTGCAAGGG GCTTTGTTTGGGAAGAACCCTTCCGTTGATCAACAAGCAGATGGTAAAGCTGCTTTAACTCGTTCAGAATCCAATACATCAGATGCAGAAGATAGCGATGATGAATGGCACCAAATATCTGACATGCAAAATAG AATGTGTGTGTTCCGAAACAAGGCTGTGGACAATTGGCAGAGAAGAACACAAGTCACAACTGGTGCAGCTGCTATTAAAGGAAAGCTCCATGCCTTTAACCAGAACGTTAGTGAACAGGTTGCTTCTTACATGAGGGATCCGAGTAGAATGATTAAACAAATGCAACAATCAAGATCTACTGTTGCTGTCTTTGGAACT GTACCTGTGGAGGCCATGGAACCAAATCAAGAG GAAAAACAAGTTGAAGGAGACCCTGAGCTTGTGGAAGATGCTGAGTTCTATCAGCAGCTGCTGAAGGAGTTCTTTGAGACCATTGATCCAGCTTCATCAG AGGCGGCTTTCTATGCAATGAAGAAGTTTCAGACAAAAAAGAGGAAGATTGTGGATCGTCGTGCATCTAAGAGCAGAAAGATCAG GTATAATGTTCATGAGAAGATTGTCAACTTCATGGCTCCAAGACGAGTCAAGATTCCTCCAAACTCTGCGGATTTGCTGAAGAATCTGTTTGGTCTCAAGACTAGAAACGGTCTTGCCTGTGAAGTATAA
- the LOC106379876 gene encoding uncharacterized protein LOC106379876: MKKTMEDPSKIMRRSIHTFLQHYHRATTAAAVALPFSTALFLSQPFFSSSSSSIHMKLNTLFRGAGFSSSLGFFNILSLKLSQTLSSSLLTLPFSLTFLLFSKAYIIKLLSNNHDSSVYYFRILKTCICNSFFLLSANASAFALFFLASTILDSLGFSSRNFYTLFSLSSALIYSIILANAFVISNLALVSSPSSSSGGYTTLLKACLLLHGRTSTALALALPTNLGLAGVEALFRYRVMRSFYKGDRDVAWIAIEGTLIAYLYALFLVLDTVVNFFFYQSCVENEEEQKIGGDDEYSIKIQICESDNTKICIKGPKSLF, from the coding sequence ATGAAGAAGACAATGGAAGATCCAAGCAAGATCATGAGAAGATCAATCCACACATTCCTACAACACTACCACCGTGCCACCACCGCAGCCGCCGTTGCTCTCCCTTTCTCCACcgctctcttcctctctcagcccttcttctcttcctcatcTTCCTCCATTCACATGAAGCTGAACACTCTCTTCCGCGGTGCtggcttctcttcttctcttggaTTCTTCAACATCTTAAGCCTTAAACTCTCACAAACCCTCTCTTCCTCTTTACTCACTCTCCCTTTCTCCCTCACTTTCCTCCTCTTCTCCAAAGCTTACATCATCAAACTTCTTTCaaacaatcatgactcttctgTTTACTACTTCCGCATTCTCAAAACTTGCATTTGTAACTCTTTCTTCCTCCTCTCAGCAAACGCCTCTGCTTTCGCTCTGTTCTTCTTAGCATCCACCATCCTAGACTCCTTGGGATTCTCTTCAAGAAACTTCTACACTCTCTTCTCCTTGTCCTCAGCTCTTATCTACTCAATCATCCTCGCAAACGCATTTGTCATCTCCAACTTAGCCTTGGTTTCATCGCCTTCCTCGTCCTCAGGAGGATACACAACACTTCTCAAGGCGTGTCTTCTGCTTCACGGAAGAACATCAACAGCATTGGCTCTTGCTCTGCCTACTAACCTCGGCTTAGCTGGAGTGGAAGCCTTGTTTCGGTACAGAGTAATGAGATCATTTTACAAAGGAGATAGAGATGTGGCTTGGATAGCTATTGAAGGAACGTTGATAGCTTACTTGTACGCTCTCTTCTTGGTTCTTGACACAGTAGTCAACTTCTTTTTTTACCAAAGCTGCGTCGAGAacgaggaggaacaaaagatcGGTGGAGATGATGAGTACTCGATCAAGATCCAAATATGTGAATCAGATAACACTAAGATATGCATCAAAGGACCAAAGAGTTTATTTTAG